TCGTCCATGTAAACTTGGACATTTCTTCCAATCTAGtgtgcaaacatcttgttcatgagCCTTTGATATGTTGCACTCACGTTCTTGAGATtaaatggcattactttgtagcagaagaggccttggctggtgACGAACGAAGTTTTCTCTTAATCAGCTTTGTCCAATTTGATCTAGTTGTAGCCAGAAAATGCATCCATGAAACTTAGTAACTGGTGTCTTGCTGTCTAATTTACCAAGACGTCAACTCGTGGGAaggggtagctatccttggggcatgccttgtttaagtccgtgaagtccacacacatcctccatttccagTTGGCTTTTTTTACCATTACTATATTGGCCAGCCAGTCAGGGTAGTACATTTCTTTAATGAATTCTGCCTCTTGCAGCTTGCATACTTTTTCCGCTATAGCTCGGTCTCGTTCTTGGGCGAACTCTCGCTTCTTTTGACGAATAGGGGGAAAAGTGGGTGACACATTCAACTtgtgcaccatgactgaagggtcGATCCCGggcatgtcttcatgactcCAGGTGAAGACATTCTGGTTTTCTTTTAGGAATGCTGTGAGTTCTTGACGGACTAGCAGACTGGCAAGTGTGCTGATCCTAGTCGTTCGCTTAGGCCTAGAGTTATCGAGAAGAATCTCCTCTAATCCTTCAATGGACTTTGCAACAACCCGCTATTCTTCTATACTCATGGTCTGCAAGTGGTCGTCCATCTCCAACATTGTTATGTAGCACTCGTGCGCTGCCACTTGGTCCCTACACACCTTTTCTACTCCATACTCGATGGGGAATTTGATCATCAGGTGATAAGTTGAAGTCACggccttccatgagttgaggGTAGGTTGGCCCAGTATGGCATTGTAGGCAGATGAGCAGTTGACAACAAGGAATGTAACATCCTTAGTAATTTGTTGAGGGTAGTTATCGACCATCATGAGCAATGTGACCTTGCCGAGGGGGCATAATCTCGTTCCTCTGAACCCAACGAATGGCACATTGGTTGGTATGAGTTGCTCCCTCTTGATTCTCATTTGTTGAAACACTGGGTATTAAAGGATGTCAGCAGAGCTTCCATTGTTAATTAGGACCTAGTGAGTGTTGTAGTCCTTTACCTGTATGCTAACAATGAGTGCATCATCGTGTGGGTGGTAGAGACATTGAGCATCTTCCTCTGAGAATCCAATTATGGGATTGTCGACTTGTGCCATCTTTGGGACGAAACCCGTTAGCTGGACGTTCTAAACCATTCTAAGGTGAGTCTCACGAGTCTTCTCAGATGAGCTAGAAGCTGTAGTGCTCCCCACaatcattcttatgtctcctAGGGGTGGTCTAGGACGCTCGTTCTCCCTCCAGGCAGCCTGCTCTTGTGGTAGGTCCATCATTTCCTTGTTGATGGACCTTTGTaactttccttgtctgataagggtTTCGATCTACTACTTTAAGTGGTAGCATTTAGACATATCGTGACTATGATCGCGGTGAAAACGGCAATACTTGTCTCTGGACCTCTTACTGGGATCTCCCTTTAGCTTGCCAGGCTCTCCTAAGGCCGCTTCATCCTTGATCTGCATCAGGACTTGATCAAGCGGGGCAGTCAACGGGGTGGAGCTTTTGAACCTTCCAGTGGGGGGTTTGGAACACCTGTCCTCCCATTGGTCTCCGATCCTTGTTGTTTTCCATCTCTTGTCCTGCTGTGTATCTTCTTGCCTTTCCCTCTTCTTGGGCTTCTCCTCTAGAGCCTGTAATGCGTCTTCCGCATTCATGTACTTAGTAGCTCAATAAAGTACATCCGACATGGTTTTTGGGTCCTTtttgtataaagaaaacaaaaacttcccCTTCCGTAACCCATTGGTGAAAGCAGCAACAAGTATCTTATCATCGGATTTCTCAATCGAGAGGGCCTCTTTGTTGAAGCAGGTTATGTAAGACCTCAGCATCTCATCCTCCCATTGCTTGATGCTCATTAGGCATGTAGTAGACTTCTTATACCTGTGCCCCCTGATGAAGTGTGAGGCAAACTGCGTGCTTAGCTCCTTAAAGGTATTGATGGAGTTTGGTGTCAATCTGCTGAACCATACCTTTACGGGACCCTTCAACGTTGTTGAAAAATCTCGGCACATGATCTCGTCCGCCACGCCTTGCAAATGCATGAGGGTTTTGAATGACTCTAGGCCTCcaggtcgtggttttgtttggtgaggcgttCCACGACTGCGGCTTAAGTCTGAACCTGTCGTTCGAGGGTGGTGGTACGTGGTTTGTCTCCTTGGTTGTTGGTGGTAGCCAtcgagcgagtgagtaccatacAGCTCTTTGTTCGGGAAGTGGTAGTACCGCGTTGCGACGTCGTTCTCATAGACGGCGCTAGCTGATGATGCTAAAAATCGTCAGTAAGTCGCTCAGTCATCACGTGCTCCAGATGAAACCTGCGTAacaaagaaggagaagaagaccTTAGAGAGTACCAGTGTGGTACCGTCCAAATACCCTTCGAAagttaagttagagaactttcacaGCTCTAGAGTGCCAGAACTGGGGTAAATTATGTGTACCTAGGTTTGTGAGGGCTTTAGGGGGGGTTTATAATAGTGTAGAGTTGACATTCGTTTCTTCGCGGAGAGGGTCTTTCCTTATAGGAAAGATTCTCATTAATACACGTATCTTGCGGGATCATTTCCTTATAGGGATTCCCTTGATTAGGATTAATCGTGGGGTACAAGATATTTCCTTGTATAAACATTTGTGGAGGTTAAGCAAGGCCACATTGGACCCGTCATGCTCTTTATTCCCGTTGGCTTCTTTATTACCATtggcctctctctcttctcatcGGCCTGTTGTTTTGTTCGAGGATTCCCGTCGACTCGTGTAGATGCCATCAAGTATTGAAGTGAGGTCGTCGGCCTATGGCATTGTTGCTTTCGTACTTTCGTCCATGCATGTGAAACTAACGGGATCATTGGAGTCGTCGGCTTCCTTGTATGTAACAAATTTACTTCTTTCCATGAACGCCCTTATCTGTTAGGAGTCTTAATTAGGAGAATTGCTAAATGAAATAACCATTGCTATTTTAATTGGTTAAGTGCTTGGCTGCCTGCTAAGGTACCTAATTAGCTAAAATGGCAAAGGTGAGTATGTAGGAACTACAATAAGGCTATAGGGAGGCTTGTATCCGAATTAGGTGTGAAGGTTAGTGAAGTTAGTTGTGACAGCTAGGACAGCTGGAGTGTGAGTTAGTTACACAGCTGTAAGCACAGCCATGTGCAGTCACTTACCAGAGAGGATTGGAGTATAAGAATGAGAGATTGTAACCATAAGAGATATCAATACAGTAAAGCTCAATATTCTTCTgttattctattctttcttctGTTACTCTATTCTTCTTCTCCATTCTTTCATTCATCCAGGAGGCTTAGCTAACCTCGAATCTTGCTATCATCACCTCATCAATTCAGCACTTAACAttatcattttataatacacttttagtttgaatataatttaaatttgttttaaattattattaaatcatgc
The DNA window shown above is from Quercus lobata isolate SW786 chromosome 7, ValleyOak3.0 Primary Assembly, whole genome shotgun sequence and carries:
- the LOC115952142 gene encoding uncharacterized protein LOC115952142, producing MHLQGVADEIMCRDFSTTLKGPVKVWFSRLTPNSINTFKELSTQFASHFIRGHRYKKSTTCLMSIKQWEDEMLRSYITCFNKEALSIEKSDDKILVAAFTNGLRKGKFLFSLYKKDPKTMSDVLY